The following are from one region of the Flavobacteriales bacterium genome:
- a CDS encoding helix-turn-helix transcriptional regulator: protein MDHYKIAKALSEPARYKIVKAVSEKGSMSCGDIERLFNLSQPTISHHCRVLNESGLVKMKRSGQKSLVSLNKDVFTKYTKRIHKDFKIA, encoded by the coding sequence ATGGATCATTATAAAATAGCAAAAGCTCTCTCAGAGCCAGCTAGATATAAGATAGTTAAAGCAGTATCGGAAAAGGGTTCAATGTCGTGTGGCGATATTGAAAGGCTGTTTAATTTAAGTCAACCAACCATATCACATCATTGTCGCGTTTTAAACGAAAGTGGATTAGTGAAAATGAAGAGAAGTGGACAGAAATCTTTGGTTTCTCTTAACAAGGATGTTTTTACAAAATATACCAAACGAATTCATAAAGATTTCAAGATAGCCTAA
- the msrB gene encoding peptide-methionine (R)-S-oxide reductase MsrB, translating into MRIVILLNLLIFIFIVQACGQTKLNNKMSLKKTPEEWKSELTDEEYRIAFEHGTERAFSGEYNDNKKEGMYNCTVCENPLFSSETKYDSGSGWPSFFLPASDNSLTENKDSTLGMVRTEINCENCGAHLGHVFEDGPNPTGLRYCVNSISLKFKSEE; encoded by the coding sequence ATGAGAATAGTCATCCTTCTTAATCTGTTAATATTTATTTTTATCGTACAAGCATGCGGTCAAACTAAACTGAATAACAAAATGTCGTTAAAAAAAACACCAGAAGAATGGAAGTCAGAGTTAACCGATGAAGAGTATAGAATAGCTTTTGAGCATGGTACGGAAAGGGCTTTTTCTGGGGAATACAACGACAATAAGAAAGAAGGAATGTACAATTGTACGGTTTGTGAAAACCCATTATTTTCTTCCGAAACCAAGTATGACTCAGGAAGTGGATGGCCAAGTTTTTTTCTCCCAGCCTCTGATAACTCACTTACTGAAAATAAGGATAGCACTCTCGGAATGGTTCGAACTGAAATTAATTGTGAGAATTGTGGGGCTCATTTGGGACATGTATTTGAAGATGGCCCGAATCCTACAGGGTTGAGGTATTGTGTGAATTCGATTTCTCTTAAGTTTAAATCTGAAGAATAA
- a CDS encoding DnaJ domain-containing protein → MVKDYYKVLGLSEVAFPVAIQSSFQELIFKLHPRMSKDSDTEKYLELFEAFEILSNIEYRDSYDNLRNRNVKLQESGLLDNLLDEKDLEGIEDCRSTSVKKANYYAKLNYSELMDSQLLSKPKGSGGMLVKLIGISFVLIGSPILVVFFHISVVEIVILIVGVTFYYSFMKWVFAD, encoded by the coding sequence GTGGTAAAAGATTATTACAAGGTTTTAGGGTTATCTGAAGTTGCATTTCCAGTTGCAATTCAAAGTTCATTTCAAGAGCTGATTTTTAAATTGCATCCGCGAATGAGTAAAGATTCTGATACTGAAAAGTATTTGGAGTTATTCGAGGCATTTGAAATACTTTCAAATATTGAGTATCGTGATAGTTACGATAACCTTAGAAATAGGAATGTAAAACTGCAAGAATCGGGTTTGCTAGATAATTTACTCGATGAAAAAGATCTCGAAGGAATTGAGGATTGCAGAAGTACATCAGTTAAAAAAGCTAATTATTACGCAAAATTGAATTATTCAGAATTAATGGATAGTCAATTATTAAGTAAGCCCAAAGGTTCTGGTGGGATGCTCGTTAAGCTAATTGGCATTAGTTTCGTTTTAATTGGAAGCCCAATCCTAGTGGTGTTCTTTCATATTTCGGTTGTGGAAATTGTTATTCTTATTGTAGGAGTAACATTTTATTACTCCTTTATGAAGTGGGTGTTTGCAGATTGA
- a CDS encoding Gfo/Idh/MocA family oxidoreductase, translating to MKYVCENHKGNASACKHAYSDLNVVADFETLLNDDDLDAIVLATPVDTHYALSKAALNAGKHVLIEKILYEIVGRKETKKLKIKTLHKFHLKE from the coding sequence ATAAAGTACGTTTGCGAAAATCATAAAGGAAATGCCAGTGCATGTAAACATGCTTACTCTGATTTAAATGTTGTTGCCGATTTCGAAACGCTTTTGAACGATGATGATTTAGATGCGATTGTTTTAGCTACGCCTGTAGACACGCATTACGCTCTTAGTAAAGCCGCTTTGAATGCTGGCAAACACGTTCTTATTGAAAAGATCTTGTATGAAATTGTTGGACGTAAGGAAACTAAGAAGCTTAAAATAAAGACTCTGCATAAATTTCATTTAAAAGAATGA